One genomic window of Amphiura filiformis chromosome 3, Afil_fr2py, whole genome shotgun sequence includes the following:
- the LOC140149148 gene encoding uncharacterized protein, with the protein MALKILSYNILLALVIFSYIHACNSDDAGTPFYSVDIQPHNVTLQERVQEACNQVVEMNIKCCDTLLYECCRPDRTDELRKYDPICGFIPPPGKYEMIFLNRCELISFRCRYRGICILSDNKHSSCKHVQPKPWIDCSSYQFDVTTPERPMACPTIHETLSTSTKATYIEETPVVTEGVEMLTSPTTTKLPQTSTSTSASAMAETSPSLTESLQTSTPEMPKASISSSNLPKTSASSSDMLETSISVSELPETSTTKKTSASYTDMTETVTSLSELLTTSTFVTKMPETSTSDTEILETSTSSPELPESASEMPKTSIPATGIQETSEYLSTLTEISTPAMPKTSTTTTEMETSIPVSELSTTSTSTTEMRQGSTDMTGSPKLSRYPIKLPIISKTKPVTFQPVTRLPKSAGTTTVPDIPNTVTNMLKTIMTRRTPSEISAMNSTTQVSLSTSSTSTTSSLKQNRDKALTSSPIVPATSTTPTLMTSIKPGPTATPTTPLSSSPPNSQIFPRCSTVWDKSFQHVRQIPRTTVISDNYCPSYHLKNHEYINMINRTKQRCDCGRSMSIHPPKPPKCLFSL; encoded by the exons ATGGCGTTAAAGATTTTATCTTACAATATTCTGCTTGCTTTGGTCATTTTTAGTTATATCCATGCTTGTAATTCGGATGATGCCGGTACTCCATTTTATTCTGTAGATATACAACCACATAACGTAACTTTACAAGAACGGGTACAAGAAGCATGTAACCAAGTCGTGGAAATGAATATTAAGTGCTGTGACACCCTCCTGTACGAATGTTGTAGGCCAGATCGAACAGACGAACTTCGTAAATATGATCCGATTTGTGGATTTATACCGCCACCTGGAAAATACGAGATGATTTTTCTAAATCGATGCGAATTAATTTCTTTTCGATGCAGATACAGGGGAATATGTATATTAAGTGATAATAAACATTCTTCATGCAAGCATG TTCAACCTAAGCCGTGGATTGATTGTTCGTCTTATCAGTTTGATGTCACAACACCTGAGCGACCGATGGCATGTCCCACAATCCATGAGACGTTGTCAACATCCACGAAGGCAACATACATTGAGGAGACTCCCGTTGTAACTGAGGGAGTAGAAATGTTGACATCTCCTACTACGACTAAGCTGCCACAAACGTCAACGTCAACGTCTGCATCTGCTATGGCTGAAACGTCGCCATCATTGACAGAATCGCTGCAAACATCAACACCTGAAATGCCAAAGGCATCGATATCTTCTTCAAACTTGCCAAAAACATCTGCATCTTCTTCTGACATGCTAGAAACATCGATATCTGTGTCAGAATTACCAGAAACATCTACTACGAAAAAGACATCTGCGTCTTATACCGATATGACAGAAACAGTTACATCTTTATCAGAATTGCTAACAACATCAACATTTGTTACAAAAATGCCAGAAACATCAACATCTGATACTGAGATCTTAGAAACATCAACATCTTCGCCAGAATTGCCAGAATCTGCTTCTGAAATGCCAAAGACATCGATACCTGCTACTGGCATACAAGAAACGTCAGAATATTTGTCAACATTGACAGAAATATCGACACCTGCAATGCCAAAGACATCAACAACTACTACTGAGATGGAAACATCGATACCCGTGTCAGAATTGTCAACAACATCAACATCTACTACAGAAATGCGACAGGGTTCTACTGATATGACAGGATCTCCAAAACTGTCAAGATATCCTATCAAGTTAccaataatatcaaaaactaaaccTGTAACATTTCAACCTGTAACCAGGTTACCAAAATCAGCAGGTACAACAACTGTGCCTGACATTCCCAATACTGTGACCAATATGTTGAAGACGATAATGACAAGAAGAACACCTTCAGAGATATCAGCAATGAACAGCACTACGCAGGTGTCATTATCTACGTCATCGACATCAACAACATCTTCACTAAAACAAAATCGGGATAAAGCACTCACATCATCGCCAATAGTCCCAGCAACATCAACTACACCAACACTGATGACTTCAATAAAACCAGGACCGACAGCAACCCCAACAACACCATTATCTTCATCACCACCAAATTCACAAATATTTCCCAGGTGCAGTACTGTGTGGGACAAATCATTTCAACATGTAAGGCAAATACCACGTACTACTGTCATTTCTGACAATTACTGTCCCAGttatcatttaaaaaatcatGAATATATCAACATGATTAATAGAACTAAGCAACGATGTGACTGTGGCAGGTCTATGTCTATACATCCTCCGAAACcaccaaaatgtttattttcgCTCTGA